In Serratia sp. FDAARGOS_506, a genomic segment contains:
- a CDS encoding GNAT family N-acetyltransferase, producing the protein MSLQIRLAQQRDIVHLMAVERSAAQLFRQQPEWRFIAEGEVMAPQQHAAFIAERREWLAESDNGECAGFIAVQTQGKDWHIAELSVAGTWQRQGVGRRLIGAVAEEAKRQGADRLTLTTFIEVPWNAPYYRRLGFQPLDDARLTAALRRHLDEDLAHGFAVGSRCAMEFTLS; encoded by the coding sequence ATGAGCCTGCAGATTCGTTTGGCGCAGCAACGGGATATCGTGCATCTGATGGCGGTTGAACGTTCGGCGGCGCAGCTGTTTCGCCAACAGCCGGAATGGCGCTTTATCGCCGAAGGCGAGGTGATGGCCCCGCAGCAGCATGCCGCGTTTATCGCCGAGCGCCGTGAATGGCTGGCGGAAAGCGACAACGGCGAGTGCGCCGGTTTTATCGCCGTGCAGACTCAGGGGAAAGATTGGCACATCGCCGAACTGTCGGTCGCCGGCACCTGGCAGCGGCAGGGCGTCGGCCGTCGCCTGATCGGCGCGGTGGCGGAAGAGGCCAAACGGCAGGGGGCTGACCGCCTGACGCTTACCACCTTCATCGAGGTGCCGTGGAATGCGCCTTACTACCGGCGACTGGGATTTCAGCCGCTTGACGATGCGCGGCTCACGGCCGCCTTGCGGCGGCATCTGGATGAGGACCTGGCGCACGGCTTTGCCGTCGGCAGTCGCTGTGCCATGGAATTTACACTATCGTAA